The DNA window CAGCCGTTCCCAGTTGCTCGACGGCAACGAGAACATGAGCATCAGACACATCACGATTCCCATGATCGGCAGGTAAGGCGAATAGGGACATCTAAACGGACGCTCGGCATTCGGATGAATGCGTCGCATGATCAGCACGGCCATGCAGACAATCACGAACGCCAGCAGGGTGCCGATGTTCACGAGCTCAAGCAGAAGCCGCAGCGGAATCACTGCCGACAACAATCCCACAACCAATCCCGTGAGAATGGTCGACTTGTAGGGCGTCTGGAACTTCGGGTGAATCGCCGCGAAGAATCCGGAGGGAAGCAGTCCATCTCGTGCCATCGCTAACAAGACTCGCGGCTGGCTCAGCATCAGTACCATCTGCACGGAAGTGATTCCCGCTAGTGCTCCTATCGATATGATGAACTGTGCCCACGGGAGGCCTTGGTCGCGGAACGCCGCGGCCACCGGCGCATCAATGTCAATCTTGTCGTAGGGCACCATGCCCGTCAGCACCGCCGCGACGGCAATATACAACCCGGTGCAAATGAGCAAAGACGCAATGATGCCGATGGGGACGTCACGTTGCGGATTTCGCGCTTCTTCAGCTTGAGTCGACACCGCATCGAATCCGATGTATGCGAAGAACATGATCCCTGCTCCGGCCAACATCCCTATGGGATGCCCCCCGGGACCTTCTCCCCATACAAACGCCTCGCCAAAGAAGCTGAGGCCCTTCCAGCCATACGGCGCGAAAGGCGTCCAGTTGTCCGGATTCACATAAAACGCGCCCACTACAATTACGAACACGACTACTGCCAGCTTGATGACCACCATAACCGCGTTAAAGGTCGCGCTTTCACGAATGCCAATGACGAGAATGACAGTCAGAACCGCCGAGATCACAAAGGCAGGCAAATCAATCAGCGTACCCGTCAATACGAAATGACCCGTTGCCGAACTGGTGTCGAAGGGAGCCTTGGCCAGGGCTTCCGGGATGGACCACCCGAAGATGCTGATGAAGTTTTGAAAATAGTGCGACCATCCATGCGCCACGCTTGCCGAGGCCACCGTATATTCGAGTACAAGGTCCCAGCCGATTATCCACGCGAACAACTCGCCAAGCGTTGCATATGCGTATGTATATGCAGACCCCGCGACAGGAGCCATCGATGCGAATTCCGCATAGCAGAGCGCGGCAAATACACACGCCAGGCCGGAAACAAGCAGCGAAACGATAATGGCCGGCCCTGTCTTGTCATGGGCTACGGTTCCAATGACGACGAAGATCCCCGCTCCAATGATGGTTCCAATTCCAAGCGCCGTTAGCGACCATGGTCCCAGTACCCGCTTCAGCCGATGCTCACCGGCCATCTCCTGGGCTAGGATTTCGAGCGTCTTCCTGTCGAATAGTCTCTTCATGTCTAGATGCTTCCTGTCGCCCGGCTATTTCGGCGTCGACTTTCGTCGCGCCACAAAACCCGTCCCCACATAATGACGTGGCCAGCGCGGATGTCCCGGCATGGGCGAGTCAGACACGCTATCTTCCGGGATTCCCAAGGCCACGCACGACAGCTTCCCTACTGCGCGACGCATAGTAAGGACGCCGCCGCTTCTGTGTCAATCCCCCCTGTGGCGATTGGCCGTGTGCTAGAAGCGTGGGCAGCAAAAGGGGAGCAGTATTGAGCGAGTGACCGCGCCTGCGCGGGCTTCAGAGGAAGGAACACAAGCCAAGCGGACAGCCTTTTCTCTAAAGTGCCGTAGGCACGACAGACTCTAGCCTGGCGCGGCATAGCCGCAATCAAAAGTCTACTCCCGTTGTGTCAGGGTCTCCCGCCCCTGGCACTCCTCAAGACCGTCAGGTCTCCACTTCAGAGCGACTCAATATCCGACACGCGTCATTGGTCCTCCCATCCCGCCGCTCCGAGTCCCAAAGATGAAGATGCCAACTATCTAAACAGAATCTTGACAGACTATGACACCAAGGCTATGATCCAAACGCTGTCATAGGGCGTGTTCATTTTCTTCTCTCCGTGTTGTTCTCGCTGGCGCGATGTCTCGAAAGTGACGTCAATCGACCGTGCTTCAATCTCTGCCGTGTGCGAAATGGCCGGAACGCCATGCGGAGGTAACTGTAATCCGAAGGCTTTGTCGAACCGCGTGAGATCCCAGACTTAATCCGGCATGTCCATTTCATTCAACGGGCTCCAACCAATGGGGGGATAGGTAACCATGTTTGGAATCGAATCGCTCGATGTGTTGATTGGTCTTTTTGCCGTATATCTCACGTTTTCCTTGGCCGTCACCGCTATCGTCGAGGCGATTGGAACCTGGCTCGGAATCCGAAGCAAGAACCTCGAGGCCGCGCTTGGCGAATTCTTCGGAGCCAATGGGACCGACAAATCGCGGTTGTTCTCCAAATTCTTCTGTCATCCCCTGATTCAGTCCCTCAGCAAGGGAACCGATCAATGGCCGTCCTATATCCCGAAGGAGACCTTTGGGCAGGTGATTGTCGACATACTGCAATCCGACGCGTCCTCTAAGGGTTTGATGGAATCAATCGACGGTTTGGATGAGGCTAAGGGAGGCTGGCGCGGCAAGGGAATCCTCAAAGCGCTGGCAAGTCAAGCAGAAGGCGACATCGGGAAATTCCGCAGCGCCGTGGAATCCCACTTCGATTCCGCGATGGATCGCGCAACCGGCTGGTTCAAACGCCAACAGCAGAACTTGGCGTTGGCGGTTTCGCTGGTGGTCGTAATCGGAGCCAATGTGGATTCGATCGCTATCGCGTCAAAACTGCAGTCTAGTCCTCAAGCCCGTGTGAAGATGGTCGAACTCGCGGAGAAGCGCGTAGCAGAAGCGCAGACTGCCGAAGAACTCGCGCGCAAGAAGGCCAATGTGGAAGCAGCTTCGGTGCGCGTTGAAACCGGTTCCGCAACTCCCGGCGAAAGTGGGAAAGGTGGTGTACGCGGAGCGCAACAGGATGATTCGAGAAGGAACCGCGCCAAGAATTCGGCAAGGTCCGAGGAGGGCGCGAAGGATCAATACAATGAAGCGGTGCGCGAGACCCAGGCCGCTGTGAAGACCTTAGAGACCGCCCGGGCTGACTTGATGAGTGCAGGCCTTCCCTTGGGATGGAAGGGAGAAAGCATACGTCTGCACGACTGGAAAGCCCTGTTGGTGAAGGCCGTGGGCCTGCTTATCAGCGCTTTCGCCCTGTCGCTAGGAGCACCCTTCTGGTTCGATCGACTGAAGAGCATCATGCAGATTCGAGGCGCCGGCATATCGCCCAACGAGAAGAAAGAGATACCCGCCCCCAAATAGCCTTATGTGGGCGGAGACTATGGGCGTATAGTGAGCGCAGCATCCGAGGTAAGGTCGGGCAATGTGAGTGGCAGAACACCCCCTGATGACATTGCCCGATTCGTAACAGAGGCTTCGCCTTTCCACGTGTCGAACCATTCGCAGGTGTATTCGCCATCGGGCAAACCACGTAAGATGGTTCGAGCATCTTTGATTGGCGTCACTGTTGTCCCCGCTTTTGCGGTCTGCCAATTGCTGTCCGCGTTCTGAAACCAAAGAAGCGCGATTTGGCCGTTGGTAAGGCCGCAGTAGTTCATCTTGGGATGTCGGTCACTGAGAAAGCTCCCGAAGATGTAGCTCGTCACGTTCAACCAGTCGCCGTCAGTAATATCCACGGTGATCGTGTGCTCGCCCGCCGGGACGTCCACGCCGTACTTCTTGTTGAACTTGGCTTGATAGCAGGGGAAGTCGGTTCGCAATTCCGTCGACTCGTACTCCGGCGCTTCGCCGTCTTTCTCGGGCGGGGCCGCGGAAAGCGTGTGATCCAGCACAACGTTTCCATCGACGCTGATCTGTAGGCGCGCCATCGTGCACACGGAATTTACGTGGACATCGAAACGCCAAGGGCGGTCATGCTTCAGCTTCAGCACGAGCGGCACACGCAACTCGGGTTTGTAGGTTCCATACAGGAAAGAGGGGAGAGGGTCCCCGCCTGTGTCCTTATTGGGCTCGAACACGAACTCGGGAACCTTGCTTTTACCCCAACCGACTGTGGGAGAGATGGACATGTCCCTCCATGTTTCGTTCTCCAATTGAATCTCTGGCTTGTCCATCTCGACCGGCCTCCACGGACCGTTATGCCACGGCACGTTCTCGGTGAATCGGCGCAATGCGGTGAACTGAGGATAGAGCTGGCCGGGATGCACATAGGAATCCCAGTACCAAATCATCGCGCTGCCGCCATTTCCCGAGAGCACCGATGCCCAAAGGGCATTGTGCAAATTGACGCCCTTAAACGCAGTGTCTTGCTTGTCGTCCGACGAGCGCCAATCGATGCCGAACTCCGCGGGAATGTGTGGCTTGCCAAATGCGCGGTGTTGCCGGGCATCATTGAGGATTACCGGCGACACGTCGAGCAGGTTCGCCTCGCCATAAAGGTGCGACTGGGTGAAATCGATTTCAGGGATGTTCCACACCTCAGGCGTGCCGTATGTCGTGGAAACCAGATGTCCAAAAGAATCCACAGGCTCCGCGGCACCGGTTCCCTTGACGTACTGCGCCATTTCGCGCACCCACGGCTCCGGGGCATTTGCCTCGTTCCAAAACTCCCACGCGAACACATTGGTGCGCCATCCATACCGCGCCGTGAGGTATCGCAAGCGTTGCTTGTACAGCGCGCGCGCGCGCTCATTGGTCCAAAAGTCTTCCGGCTTCTCGCAAGGCCCGCCGTTGGCGGCGTTATACGGATTTGTGTTCCACATGCCTTCGTTGAAGAAGCCGCCGGTTGTGAATTCGCCGTACGTGCCCAGGCACAGCATGGCGTTGACGCCATTCTGCTCGGCCGTATCGAGAATCCGGTCAAGCCGCCACGCGCTGGCCAGGTTATACCGGCCAAGCCCTTGGAACGTTCCGTAGTCCCACGACTGCCTATCGAGCGGACTCCACTCGAACCCGCAGTTCCAACGAAAACACCAGATTCGAATCCAGTTGCCCTCCGCCTTTCCGAGCGCAGGCAACCAATTGTCGTAGTCGCTCAGCTTTCCCCAGCACATGTTCTCGCCAATAGGCAGATACGGTTGTCCATTGTCATACGCGAAGAGATGCGGGCTCTGCGCGTTTCTGCGGATATAGCCCGGAGATGTGGACGGCGTTGCGGCGAACTCCGCATCAGGCAACGAAGCTTCGCCGGTCCGATCCTTAGCGATGACGCGATACTTCCACGTTCCTTCTTTGTTGGGCGCGAATCGAATCTGCCAGAACGGTTCACCCACCGGCGTAATCGTCTCCGACTCCGGCGAAATATTGCCTTTGCACGCCTGCGTGTAATACCCATTGACGCGCAGCGTCTTACCATCCGGTGAAGTGAAGATCGCATACACATCAACCTCGGCGGGATCGAAGGGATTGTCGAAGGTCGCGGCCAGGTCGAGGTTCAACTCGAACCGTGCGAAACACGGCACGGATGTCGCATTCGGCGTAACTGCCGTTATCGCGATCGGGGGGGGTGAGGACGTGTCAGCTTGCCCAATACCCCAAGTCAATGCCAACACGACGATCAGAGAGAAACTCATACTGCCCCCCGGCTTGCCGCGCTCCTAGGCCAGAAGCGCGAGAACATCACTCGCAATGCGCTTGAACGGTTTTTGCAGATTCTTCGCGTCGCCCTTGACCGCGACGAAATCGATTCGAAGCGTTCGCCTTCCAACGGCCCGCCACCGTTCGGCATCGAGCACGCCCAGCACCTGCAACCCTGCCGCGCGCATGGCGTCTTCAATTTCGGAGACCTCATAGATGCGCTCGTAGATCGTGTTGGGCGGTCCGCCATTCACCCGGATATGCGACGCTGCGGTGTGAGTCTTTCGATTGTAGTCGCAAGTCCACGTCGTCGTAAATCCGTCGTTCTCTTCGTTCCACTCCTGGCCCGCGAAATGATCCAGCACCATTCGCTCCGTGACGACATCGAGATAGAGAATCCCGCCTGGCCGAAGAGCGTCAGCTAGTTGGCGGATGCCCGCCCGCATCTCTTCCGGTTTGATCAGGAAGTTCAGGCTGTCGAACAGGCACGTCACGTAGTGTGCCGCACCATGGAAGGGGAGGGCGCGCATGTCTGCTGCTGCAACCGGCCAGTCCGTCTCGTCTTTGCCGCCGGAATGAAGCATGGCAAAACTTAAGTCGACCCCGAAGCTCTTCCAGCCTAGCGCGCGCAAGCGCTTGAGCAGAGTGCCCGTGCCGCACGCGACGTCGATGTGAGTGAAACCGCGTGGCAGTAGATCCGCTATGCGGCCCGCAATCAGGTACCAGCGGTCATAGTTCACATGAGACATGATCGGATCGTAGAATCGCGCAAGATCCTCGAACGTGTCATTCGTGGGCACGGCCGTTTTCTCCATCAAGCCACGAGCAGAACGATTCCGTGACAGGGTCGATCTCGCGACCCTTCTTCCCGAGAATCCCAAGCTTGGCTTCTGCGACGAATTTCAGCGCCGCGTCGAATCCCTGTGCATCGAGAATCGCGCGCGCCATGGCCGCCTCTTCGTGCACGCGATACGGTTCCGAGAAGTCTGCGAAGTAGAGCGCCTGCCCCATGCGATTGAGTCCGGGCTTACCCGTTGTGTGCCAGTAGATGGCTTCGTAAAGGTCGGGACTCTGAAGATCGAATTTGCGGCGGCACTCTTCCGCGGCGACAGGTCCATGCAGTAGTTGAGGCCGGGCGCGATGCACTTCGGTCAACTCAATACCGTACTTGTTGGCGCGCGCCAGCAATTCATCCTTCTTCATGGCCTTGCACGAATCGTGCAGCAAGCCCGCGGTCACGGCTCCTTCCAGGCTGATACCGAGAAGCGGCGCCAAGTGCTGCATCAGGCCCGCCACGGAAACGCAGTGTCGCAACGTGTGATCGGGCAGACGTTCCCGAAGCAGCTCAAGGTACTCGTCAGCCCTTGCGATGGACAGAGTGAGCACGGTAAATCCCTCGTTGTTCAATGACGCGCCGAACGGAGTCAGGCAATAGATCGTCTAAGGCCTCTCCTGCTTGGATACGGCGGCGCGCTTCGGTGGACGAAATATCGGTTTCAGGCAAGTCGAGCCAATCGAACTTCCCCTCAAGCTGCTTGGGCACCGTAAACTTGCCTGGCCGCGGTACAACCAGTGGCCGCGCCTGCGAGAGGATGCTCTCCGGCGAACGCCACTTGGGCAGGTCCACCAACGAATCGAGTCCGATGATCATCCAGAATTGGGCGCCCGGGTGCAGGCGATGCAATTCAGCGAGTGTGTCGGCGGTATACGATGGACCCTCGCGATCCAACTCAACGCGCGACGCTTCAAAGGCCGGTTCGCCTTCTACCGCTGCCGCAACCATGGCAAAACGGTCTTCCGGGTCCGCGGTAATCGCCATGCGTTTGTGGGGAGGACGCGCGGCAACGACAAACAGGACTCGATCGAGCTGCGCCTGCTGGAGCGCTGCGCGCGCGATCTCGAGGTGCTTGGCATGGATGGGATCGAACGTGCCGCCAAACACGCCTATGCGTTCGTGTTTACCCAAGGATCTGGCCCGACCCCCGAATGACGTATTTGAGCGACGTCAGTTCCTTGAGCGCCATCGGGCCTCGGCAGTGAAGCTTGTTCGTGCTGATCCCGATCTCCGCGCCAAGCCCAAACTGGAAACCGTCCGTGAAACGAGTCGACGCATTCACATAGACCGTCGCGCTGTCCACATCGTTCAGGAAACGCTCCGCGGCGACATAGCTGTCCGTCACGATCGCATCCGAATGATGCGAGCCGTATTCGTTGATGTGCTCGATGGCTTCCTCAAGTGAATCGACAATCTTGATCGAGAGAATCTTGTCGAGATACTCGGTTACCCAATCCTCTTCCGTGGCCGGCTTGCATGCGATGATCTTCTGGGTGCGCTCGCAGCCCCGAAGCTCGCAGCCCTTTGACTCCAATTCCTTCGCCAAGCCAGGTAGAAACTCGCCGGCAACCGCGGAATGAACCAGGAGCGTTTCCATGGCATTGCATACGCCGGGCCGCTGCAGCTTCGCATTGATGCTAATTGAGGAGGCCATCGCCAAATCGGCGTCTTCGTGCACGTAGGTGTGGCAAACACCGTCGAGATGAGCCACGACCGGAATTCGCGACTCGTCGTAGATGCGGGCGATGAGACCCTTGCCGCCACGCGGCACGATCACGTCGATATAACGATCCAGTTTCAACATTTCGCCCACCGCGGAACGATCGGTCGTGTCTATCATCTGAATAGCATGCTTCGGTGCGCCTGCCGCGTCGGCCGCTTCAATAAAGACCCGCGCAATCGCGAGGTTGGAGTAAATTGCTTCGGACCCGCCGCGCAGTACGCATGCATTTCCCGATTTGAGGCAGAGTCCGGCCGCATCCGCCGTTACGTTGGGGCGGCTTTCGTAGATGATTCCCACGACGCCGAGCGGTTGGCGAATCTGCGCGATCCGAAGCCCATTGGGACGGACATTCTGGCTGACAATATCGCCGACCGGGTCAGGCAATGCCGCCACTTGTTCCAGGCCCACGGCCATTGCTTCGATTCGCGCGTCGGTCAGCGTCAAGCGGTCCAACATGGCCGCAGTCAACCCCTTGGCTCGGCCCCCTTCCAGATCGCGTTCGTTTTCAGTCTTCAGGAAATCCTTGGAAGCACGCAACTGCTTGGCAGTCTCCAGAAGCGCCTTATCCTTGACGGCCGACGAAGTGGAGCGAAGGGCGTTTGCGGCCGCGCGCGCCTGTTTGCCGATGCGCTGCAATTCTTCGCGCAACGCGGTGTTCTCGGTCTGCGTAGTTCCCATGACGTCCATCTCCGTGCGTGAAGTAAAGTCTACAGTAGAACGAGGTTGTCCCGGTGGATGACCTCATCGAAGTCTTTGTGCCCAAGAATGGCTTTGATCTGACTGCTTTTGCAACCCTTGATACGGCCAATGTCGTCGCTGGAGTAATTCACGAGGCCGCTGGCAATCTCGTGGCCCTTCGAATCCAGGATTCGCACTGCCGCGCCCATTTTGAACTCCCCGACCACCTCCGTGATGCCGGCGGGTAGGAGGCTGCGGCCCTGTTCGCATAGCGCGCGTGTCGCGCCGTCATCAACTCGCAGCGAACCTTTCGCCGAGCGTCCGAAAGCAATCCACCGCTTCCGTTGCGACATCGCTTCCGACACGGCCCCGAACGTCGTGGCGACGGCCTTGCCCTCCAGCACGTCGCGAATGATACCCTTCCGATTGCCGTTGGCTATCACCATGACCAAGCCCGAGGCGCACGCAATCTTGGCCGCGCTGAGCTTGGTTTTCATCCCTCCGATAGACGTCTCGGCGCGCGTATCGTCTGCAAGCCCCTCTATCTGGTCGGTAATTCGGGGCACGTGCGGAATGAGTTTCGCATCGGAGAATTGGGTCGGGTTCTTGTCAAAGAAACCATCCACGTCGCTGAGGATGATGAGCAAGTCGGCCCCGATTTTCGCCGCTATCCTTGCCGAAAGCGTGTCATTGTCACCGAACCGGATTTCGTCGGTCGTCACGCTGTCATTCTCATTCACGATGGGTACGACCGTCTTCAATTCGAAGAGCGTGTGAATGGTATTGCGAACGTTGATGTACCGGTTCCGGTCGTCCAAGTCTGCTGCGGACAACAACACTTGCGCGGTGTGGAGTCCGTCGCCGTACTGGTCGAACATCACTTCGTAGTAGTGCATCAACCGCGATTGTCCCACGGCGGCGGTGGCCTGCTTCAACGGTAAGACTTTCGGGCGTTCCTTGATGCCGAGGATATTCATGCCGCAACCGATTGCGCCAGACGAGACAACGAGAATATTGATGGAGCGCTCACGCTTCAGCGCCGCGAGTTCTTTTACCACTTCTTCCATCACGCGGCCGTCAAACCCTGTCGGCCCGGTAAGTAGGGAAGTACCGATCTTGACGACCAACGTTCGTACTTCAGTCGGGATGGTATTCAAGCTCGGCGTCTCCTATGTATATGGACTCACCCGCGTGCGCCCCCATACGTTTGAGCGCCTTCATGACCCCCATTTGGGTGAGTTTCTTTTGCAGATGTGACACGGCTTCTTCATTGGAGAAGTCGGTCATGCGCACCGCACGCACGGCTGCCGGTCCGTCGATTCGAAACCCGGACGGTCCGCGCTCGATGGTAAACGGTGCGGAATACGTGTATTCGTGTTCAACTTGGGGAACGGCCATACCGGCTTCTTCACGGCGGACCTGGTCAACCACCGCCCACAGATGTTCAAGAAGGGCGACAGTACCCTCGCCAGTTGCGCCACTTAACAGCCATGGATTGTCGAAAGACGGCGCGACTTCCTTGAAGCGTTGGCGATTTTCCGGAATGTCCGCTTTATTTAACGCAAATACTCTGGGCCGCTTCGCAAAGTGCGGGCTGTACTCCGCCAGTTCTTTTTCAAGAAGATCGCGCGTTGCAGCTGGGTCGGGGTCACTGAGGTCGAGTAAAAATAACAATACCTTGGTGCGTTCCACATGCCGCAAGAAATCGTGGCCTAACCCCTTACCCTGCGCGGCCCCTTCGATCAATCCAGGAATGTCTGCGATGGTTAACGTGCGGTAGTCGCTCAGACCCGCCACGCCGAGATTGGGGGAGAGGG is part of the Candidatus Hydrogenedentota bacterium genome and encodes:
- a CDS encoding HD domain-containing protein — its product is MLTLSIARADEYLELLRERLPDHTLRHCVSVAGLMQHLAPLLGISLEGAVTAGLLHDSCKAMKKDELLARANKYGIELTEVHRARPQLLHGPVAAEECRRKFDLQSPDLYEAIYWHTTGKPGLNRMGQALYFADFSEPYRVHEEAAMARAILDAQGFDAALKFVAEAKLGILGKKGREIDPVTESFCSWLDGENGRAHE
- the proB gene encoding glutamate 5-kinase; protein product: MNTIPTEVRTLVVKIGTSLLTGPTGFDGRVMEEVVKELAALKRERSINILVVSSGAIGCGMNILGIKERPKVLPLKQATAAVGQSRLMHYYEVMFDQYGDGLHTAQVLLSAADLDDRNRYINVRNTIHTLFELKTVVPIVNENDSVTTDEIRFGDNDTLSARIAAKIGADLLIILSDVDGFFDKNPTQFSDAKLIPHVPRITDQIEGLADDTRAETSIGGMKTKLSAAKIACASGLVMVIANGNRKGIIRDVLEGKAVATTFGAVSEAMSQRKRWIAFGRSAKGSLRVDDGATRALCEQGRSLLPAGITEVVGEFKMGAAVRILDSKGHEIASGLVNYSSDDIGRIKGCKSSQIKAILGHKDFDEVIHRDNLVLL
- a CDS encoding DUF5060 domain-containing protein, which encodes MSFSLIVVLALTWGIGQADTSSPPPIAITAVTPNATSVPCFARFELNLDLAATFDNPFDPAEVDVYAIFTSPDGKTLRVNGYYTQACKGNISPESETITPVGEPFWQIRFAPNKEGTWKYRVIAKDRTGEASLPDAEFAATPSTSPGYIRRNAQSPHLFAYDNGQPYLPIGENMCWGKLSDYDNWLPALGKAEGNWIRIWCFRWNCGFEWSPLDRQSWDYGTFQGLGRYNLASAWRLDRILDTAEQNGVNAMLCLGTYGEFTTGGFFNEGMWNTNPYNAANGGPCEKPEDFWTNERARALYKQRLRYLTARYGWRTNVFAWEFWNEANAPEPWVREMAQYVKGTGAAEPVDSFGHLVSTTYGTPEVWNIPEIDFTQSHLYGEANLLDVSPVILNDARQHRAFGKPHIPAEFGIDWRSSDDKQDTAFKGVNLHNALWASVLSGNGGSAMIWYWDSYVHPGQLYPQFTALRRFTENVPWHNGPWRPVEMDKPEIQLENETWRDMSISPTVGWGKSKVPEFVFEPNKDTGGDPLPSFLYGTYKPELRVPLVLKLKHDRPWRFDVHVNSVCTMARLQISVDGNVVLDHTLSAAPPEKDGEAPEYESTELRTDFPCYQAKFNKKYGVDVPAGEHTITVDITDGDWLNVTSYIFGSFLSDRHPKMNYCGLTNGQIALLWFQNADSNWQTAKAGTTVTPIKDARTILRGLPDGEYTCEWFDTWKGEASVTNRAMSSGGVLPLTLPDLTSDAALTIRP
- the nadD gene encoding nicotinate-nucleotide adenylyltransferase, with amino-acid sequence MGKHERIGVFGGTFDPIHAKHLEIARAALQQAQLDRVLFVVAARPPHKRMAITADPEDRFAMVAAAVEGEPAFEASRVELDREGPSYTADTLAELHRLHPGAQFWMIIGLDSLVDLPKWRSPESILSQARPLVVPRPGKFTVPKQLEGKFDWLDLPETDISSTEARRRIQAGEALDDLLPDSVRRVIEQRGIYRAHSVHRKG
- a CDS encoding amino acid permease, producing the protein MKRLFDRKTLEILAQEMAGEHRLKRVLGPWSLTALGIGTIIGAGIFVVIGTVAHDKTGPAIIVSLLVSGLACVFAALCYAEFASMAPVAGSAYTYAYATLGELFAWIIGWDLVLEYTVASASVAHGWSHYFQNFISIFGWSIPEALAKAPFDTSSATGHFVLTGTLIDLPAFVISAVLTVILVIGIRESATFNAVMVVIKLAVVVFVIVVGAFYVNPDNWTPFAPYGWKGLSFFGEAFVWGEGPGGHPIGMLAGAGIMFFAYIGFDAVSTQAEEARNPQRDVPIGIIASLLICTGLYIAVAAVLTGMVPYDKIDIDAPVAAAFRDQGLPWAQFIISIGALAGITSVQMVLMLSQPRVLLAMARDGLLPSGFFAAIHPKFQTPYKSTILTGLVVGLLSAVIPLRLLLELVNIGTLLAFVIVCMAVLIMRRIHPNAERPFRCPYSPYLPIMGIVMCLMLMFSLPSSNWERL
- the obgE gene encoding GTPase ObgE — translated: MFVDHARVRVTGGAGGNGCVSFRREKYVPRGGPDGGDGGNGGDVFFVADARLTSLLDLQYRSHWRGEAGVHGKGSGCHGRTGLPLEVLVPPGTQVLDADTGELKADLTEPGQRFLAGRGGRGGKGNARFATSTQRAPHFAERGEPGEDVEYLLELKTIAEVGLVGLPNAGKSTFLAAVTAARPKVADYPFTTLSPNLGVAGLSDYRTLTIADIPGLIEGAAQGKGLGHDFLRHVERTKVLLFLLDLSDPDPAATRDLLEKELAEYSPHFAKRPRVFALNKADIPENRQRFKEVAPSFDNPWLLSGATGEGTVALLEHLWAVVDQVRREEAGMAVPQVEHEYTYSAPFTIERGPSGFRIDGPAAVRAVRMTDFSNEEAVSHLQKKLTQMGVMKALKRMGAHAGESIYIGDAELEYHPD
- a CDS encoding methyltransferase domain-containing protein, yielding MPTNDTFEDLARFYDPIMSHVNYDRWYLIAGRIADLLPRGFTHIDVACGTGTLLKRLRALGWKSFGVDLSFAMLHSGGKDETDWPVAAADMRALPFHGAAHYVTCLFDSLNFLIKPEEMRAGIRQLADALRPGGILYLDVVTERMVLDHFAGQEWNEENDGFTTTWTCDYNRKTHTAASHIRVNGGPPNTIYERIYEVSEIEDAMRAAGLQVLGVLDAERWRAVGRRTLRIDFVAVKGDAKNLQKPFKRIASDVLALLA
- a CDS encoding glutamate-5-semialdehyde dehydrogenase; the protein is MGTTQTENTALREELQRIGKQARAAANALRSTSSAVKDKALLETAKQLRASKDFLKTENERDLEGGRAKGLTAAMLDRLTLTDARIEAMAVGLEQVAALPDPVGDIVSQNVRPNGLRIAQIRQPLGVVGIIYESRPNVTADAAGLCLKSGNACVLRGGSEAIYSNLAIARVFIEAADAAGAPKHAIQMIDTTDRSAVGEMLKLDRYIDVIVPRGGKGLIARIYDESRIPVVAHLDGVCHTYVHEDADLAMASSISINAKLQRPGVCNAMETLLVHSAVAGEFLPGLAKELESKGCELRGCERTQKIIACKPATEEDWVTEYLDKILSIKIVDSLEEAIEHINEYGSHHSDAIVTDSYVAAERFLNDVDSATVYVNASTRFTDGFQFGLGAEIGISTNKLHCRGPMALKELTSLKYVIRGSGQILG